The following proteins are co-located in the Theropithecus gelada isolate Dixy chromosome 19, Tgel_1.0, whole genome shotgun sequence genome:
- the TNNT1 gene encoding troponin T, slow skeletal muscle isoform X2, with translation MSDTEEQEYEEEQPEEEAAEEEEEEERPKPSRPVVPPLIPPKIPEGERVDFDDIHRKRMEKDLLELQTLIDVHFEQRKKEEEELIALKERIERRRSERAEQQRFRTEKERERQAKLAEEKMRKEEEEAKKRAEDDAKKKKVLSNMGAHFGGYLVKAEQKRGKRQTGREMKLRILSERKKPLDIDYMGEEQLR, from the exons ATGTCGGACACTGAGGAGCAGGAATATGAGGA GGAGCAGCCAGAAG AGGAGGCTgcggaggaggaggaag AAGAGGAGCGCCCCAAACCAAG CCGCCCCGTGGTGCCTCCTTTGATCCCACCAAAGATCCCAGAAGGGGAGCGTGTTGACTTCGAT GACATCCACCGCAAGCGCATGGAGAAAGACCTGCTGGAGCTGCAGACGCTCATCGACGTGCATTTTGAGCAgcggaagaaggaggaagaggagctgaTTGCCTTGAAAGAGCGCATT GAGCGGCGCCGGTCGGAGAGAGCCGAGCAACAGCGCTTCAGAACTGAGAAGGAACGCGAACGTCAGGCTAAGCTGGCG GAGGAGAagatgaggaaggaagaggaagaggccaAGAAGCGGGCAGAGGATGATGCCAAGAAAAAGAAGGTGCTGTCCAACATGGGGGCCCATTTCGGCGGCTACCTGGTCAAG GCAGAACAGAAGCGTGGTAAGCGGCAGACAGGGCGGGAGATGAAGCTGCGCATCCTGTCCGAGCGCAAGAAGCCTCTGGACATTGACTACATGGGGGAGGAACAGCTCCGGTAG
- the TNNT1 gene encoding troponin T, slow skeletal muscle isoform X1, whose translation MSDTEEQEYEEEQPEEEAAEEEEAPEEPEPVAEPEEERPKPSRPVVPPLIPPKIPEGERVDFDDIHRKRMEKDLLELQTLIDVHFEQRKKEEEELIALKERIERRRSERAEQQRFRTEKERERQAKLAEEKMRKEEEEAKKRAEDDAKKKKVLSNMGAHFGGYLVKAEQKRGKRQTGREMKLRILSERKKPLDIDYMGEEQLR comes from the exons ATGTCGGACACTGAGGAGCAGGAATATGAGGA GGAGCAGCCAGAAG AGGAGGCTgcggaggaggaggaag cccccgaAGAGCCGGAGCCGGTGGCAGAGCCAG AAGAGGAGCGCCCCAAACCAAG CCGCCCCGTGGTGCCTCCTTTGATCCCACCAAAGATCCCAGAAGGGGAGCGTGTTGACTTCGAT GACATCCACCGCAAGCGCATGGAGAAAGACCTGCTGGAGCTGCAGACGCTCATCGACGTGCATTTTGAGCAgcggaagaaggaggaagaggagctgaTTGCCTTGAAAGAGCGCATT GAGCGGCGCCGGTCGGAGAGAGCCGAGCAACAGCGCTTCAGAACTGAGAAGGAACGCGAACGTCAGGCTAAGCTGGCG GAGGAGAagatgaggaaggaagaggaagaggccaAGAAGCGGGCAGAGGATGATGCCAAGAAAAAGAAGGTGCTGTCCAACATGGGGGCCCATTTCGGCGGCTACCTGGTCAAG GCAGAACAGAAGCGTGGTAAGCGGCAGACAGGGCGGGAGATGAAGCTGCGCATCCTGTCCGAGCGCAAGAAGCCTCTGGACATTGACTACATGGGGGAGGAACAGCTCCGGTAG